In Lacrimispora indolis DSM 755, a genomic segment contains:
- a CDS encoding carbohydrate ABC transporter permease, whose translation MKVKISRGERIFHVINYIVLTIIALICLYPMWFVAMASFSNSSRLMSHSGFLLKPLGFNLQAYMKVFENPMILKGYVNTLFILVAGVALDLVMTSLAAYFFSRKGVMFKKPLMLFVLFTMFFSGGMIPFYLNLKDLHLINSRWGLIIPFMINTYNMIILRTSFESIPDSLTEAARIDGAGHITILFKIILPLSKAIMAVMVLYYGVSIWNAWFWASAILRDRELYPLQVILREILISNDLQAMNGGAGADAEAIAQSIKYATIMVATVPILFVYPFLQKYFTKGVMIGAVKE comes from the coding sequence ATGAAAGTTAAAATTTCCCGCGGAGAGAGAATATTTCATGTTATTAATTATATTGTTTTGACCATCATTGCATTGATCTGCTTATATCCCATGTGGTTTGTGGCTATGGCTTCCTTCAGCAACAGCAGCCGGCTGATGTCGCATTCGGGATTTTTATTAAAGCCTTTGGGCTTTAATCTTCAGGCATATATGAAGGTATTTGAAAACCCTATGATTTTGAAGGGTTATGTAAATACCCTGTTTATTTTGGTAGCAGGTGTTGCCCTGGATTTGGTAATGACTTCGCTGGCCGCTTATTTCTTTTCCAGAAAGGGTGTGATGTTTAAAAAGCCTTTGATGCTGTTTGTGCTGTTTACTATGTTTTTCTCAGGAGGTATGATCCCGTTTTATCTGAATTTAAAGGATTTGCATTTGATCAACAGCAGATGGGGACTCATCATTCCTTTTATGATCAATACTTATAATATGATTATTCTAAGAACATCCTTTGAATCCATTCCTGACAGCTTAACAGAAGCAGCCAGAATTGACGGGGCCGGTCATATTACCATTCTGTTTAAAATCATCTTGCCCCTGTCTAAAGCAATTATGGCGGTTATGGTTTTATATTACGGCGTTTCCATATGGAATGCATGGTTCTGGGCGTCTGCGATTTTAAGAGACCGGGAATTATATCCCCTCCAGGTTATTTTAAGGGAAATCCTCATATCCAATGATTTACAGGCGATGAACGGAGGCGCGGGAGCTGATGCGGAGGCTATTGCACAGAGCATTAAGTATGCCACGATCATGGTGGCTACTGTTCCGATTCTGTTCGTATATCCATTTTTACAGAAATACTTTACAAAGGGAGTTATGATTGGAGCTGTGAAGGAATAA
- a CDS encoding ABC transporter permease, translated as MRGNSLSYRIRKDLQRNWTLYLLVLPVLIFYAVFMYKPMYGAMIAFKDFTPAKGVFGSEWVGFENFTRFFTSPYFGRLLKNTLLLSIYSIIFGFPAPIILALLLNEVKNGKFKKVSQTITYLPHFISLVVACGMIKDFCLTTGLFNDIIALFGGTRNPLLQDPANFRTIYTASSIWQEIGWGSIIYLSALSGVDSQLYEAASIDGAGKWKQLLNVTLPGIAPTIIIMLILRMGSLMSMGYEKTILLYNPSTYDTADIISSYVYRAGLIEQDWSYSTAIGLFNSVINCVLLYVTNKISKKTTENSLW; from the coding sequence ATGAGGGGAAATTCGTTAAGCTATAGGATCAGGAAAGATTTACAGAGAAACTGGACTTTATATCTGCTGGTGCTTCCTGTCCTTATTTTTTATGCTGTTTTTATGTATAAACCTATGTATGGTGCAATGATTGCATTTAAAGATTTTACTCCTGCCAAGGGAGTCTTTGGCAGTGAATGGGTGGGGTTTGAAAACTTCACCAGATTTTTTACAAGTCCTTATTTTGGAAGGCTTTTGAAAAACACGCTGCTGTTAAGTATTTATAGTATTATTTTTGGGTTCCCGGCTCCTATTATTCTGGCCCTTTTGCTGAATGAAGTGAAAAACGGAAAGTTTAAGAAGGTTTCCCAGACAATTACCTATTTGCCCCATTTTATTTCGCTGGTAGTTGCCTGCGGTATGATCAAGGACTTCTGTCTGACGACCGGTCTTTTTAATGATATTATCGCGCTGTTTGGAGGAACGCGGAATCCTCTTCTTCAGGATCCTGCAAATTTCCGTACAATATATACAGCTTCCAGTATCTGGCAGGAGATCGGCTGGGGATCGATTATTTATCTTTCGGCTTTATCCGGTGTAGACAGCCAGCTATATGAAGCTGCATCCATTGATGGTGCAGGAAAATGGAAACAGCTTCTCAACGTAACCTTGCCTGGAATAGCACCTACTATTATCATCATGCTGATCTTAAGAATGGGTTCTCTGATGAGCATGGGATATGAAAAGACGATTCTCTTATATAATCCGTCTACTTATGATACTGCAGATATTATTTCTTCCTATGTATACCGTGCAGGTCTGATTGAACAGGATTGGAGTTATTCGACTGCAATTGGTCTGTTTAATTCTGTGATCAACTGTGTTCTGTTGTATGTTACCAATAAAATCTCTAAAAAGACAACGGAAAACAGCCTGTGGTAA
- a CDS encoding extracellular solute-binding protein: MRKCFRKPVAVLAAMATVASLLAGCGSKTGGTSSTGGETKETSKAAEGSSNANAGGEVSYPLADGGELTYWLQLNTNASANFTNLGETELGKALQEQTGITIKFQHPAAGADQAKEQFNLIVADGNLPDIMEWQWVKMYPGGPEKAIKDGVIIPLNDIIDQYCPNLKKYLTENPDVDKMIKTDDGNYFAFPFIRGEDKLRYTVGGFIRKDWLDELGLEVPKTVDEWHTVLTAFKEKKGTEAPISFDWANFKQSNPIAFAYKVGAANSTWFILDDGGKVAFAPAQAEYKDYLMTMNQWYQEGLIDKDIATLNGDQVTAKMTSDKSGASVGWAASRMQVFMTSAQKTNPDYLLVPTPIPTLEKGAAPEYGYMENKFPDVAAAITSSCKNVELAARLLDYGYSDAGHNLFNYGIEGVSYEMKDGKAVYSDLVMNNPDGWPLAQSLSKYIRANYNGPFVQDLNYLEQYLQLPTVKDCPSVWEVPNAGKHTVPNITPTQEESKELATITNELNTYVDEMTLKFIFGTESFDKWDHYIQTLKDMKLDRALEIENAALARYEAR, from the coding sequence ATGAGGAAATGTTTTAGAAAACCGGTTGCTGTATTGGCAGCCATGGCGACTGTTGCCTCTCTGCTGGCAGGATGCGGAAGCAAAACAGGGGGGACTTCAAGTACAGGCGGGGAGACAAAGGAAACATCAAAAGCTGCAGAAGGCAGTTCTAATGCCAATGCAGGAGGTGAGGTGTCTTATCCCCTGGCTGACGGAGGGGAGCTTACCTATTGGCTTCAGCTGAATACCAACGCATCAGCTAACTTTACTAATTTAGGTGAAACGGAATTAGGAAAGGCTTTACAGGAGCAGACTGGTATTACAATCAAGTTCCAGCATCCTGCGGCAGGCGCAGACCAGGCAAAGGAACAGTTTAATTTGATTGTTGCTGACGGAAATCTTCCTGATATTATGGAATGGCAATGGGTAAAAATGTATCCGGGCGGTCCGGAAAAAGCGATCAAGGATGGAGTGATCATTCCTTTAAATGATATTATTGACCAGTATTGTCCCAATCTTAAAAAATATCTGACAGAAAACCCTGATGTAGATAAGATGATCAAGACAGATGACGGGAACTATTTTGCATTCCCATTCATTCGCGGCGAAGATAAGCTGCGTTATACGGTAGGTGGGTTCATTCGTAAGGATTGGCTTGATGAACTGGGGCTTGAGGTGCCGAAAACCGTTGATGAGTGGCATACCGTATTGACTGCATTTAAGGAAAAGAAGGGCACTGAGGCTCCTATCAGCTTTGACTGGGCCAATTTCAAACAGTCCAATCCAATTGCATTTGCCTATAAGGTCGGCGCTGCTAACTCCACATGGTTTATATTGGATGATGGGGGAAAGGTCGCTTTTGCACCAGCTCAGGCTGAATATAAGGATTATTTAATGACAATGAACCAGTGGTATCAGGAGGGACTGATCGATAAGGATATTGCAACCCTTAATGGTGATCAGGTAACGGCAAAGATGACCAGTGATAAATCAGGTGCTTCCGTAGGCTGGGCAGCAAGCCGTATGCAGGTGTTTATGACAAGTGCACAGAAGACCAATCCTGATTATCTGCTGGTTCCCACACCAATTCCAACTTTAGAAAAGGGGGCCGCACCTGAATACGGATATATGGAAAATAAGTTCCCTGATGTGGCAGCAGCCATTACCTCCAGCTGTAAAAATGTAGAACTGGCAGCCAGGTTATTGGATTACGGTTATTCTGATGCAGGGCACAATTTGTTTAACTATGGCATTGAAGGTGTTTCTTATGAGATGAAGGATGGAAAAGCCGTTTATTCGGATTTGGTTATGAATAATCCGGACGGCTGGCCTCTGGCACAGTCCTTGTCAAAATACATACGTGCGAATTATAATGGACCATTTGTACAGGATTTAAACTATCTTGAGCAGTATTTACAGCTTCCCACTGTTAAGGATTGTCCAAGTGTATGGGAAGTTCCAAATGCAGGCAAACATACTGTTCCCAACATCACTCCAACCCAGGAGGAGTCCAAGGAACTGGCCACTATTACAAATGAGCTTAATACTTATGTAGATGAAATGACCCTTAAATTCATCTTTGGTACAGAAAGCTTTGATAAATGGGATCATTATATCCAGACTTTAAAGGATATGAAACTGGACCGTGCACTTGAGATTGAGAACGCAGCTTTAGCGCGTTATGAAGCCAGATAA
- a CDS encoding helix-turn-helix domain-containing protein, protein MKNKGKAYRKLYLSYGFIFLIPIFMGILFYFYAYYIAKEQADTSNRSLIQTVKNTCDRELGNYENILTQLALNKNVQQLSVVKGEFRPDNSYQLYTIQNEIMDLKVTINKNGDYCKDIMVYFKNCDKVVSSFGNMDFSMYSDLYCFGEEDRKSAEVLKEHLSEYHFRDAIQMNSKWTQGRPTLLLTMNNLKGEFGESSAMIVIWLDMDALNSSIEQASWESGLDWLIINEKNQIMNRSEDYSGIGIRYDHLNEDGDQKITWNGENYIIRTVFSRVFNWKYVLLMPERMISGSAGKMQNIFVIGIFICLFTGYWAASRMMKINYNPLKVLMEVFRKHDDTQEVFVDNEYLYLEKKAISLLAERSDFKQMVSRSQEVVKQYYLTDLMINSYEQSKETPDREAIIRRFREESNLVLLFTVKGTSMREGSQAEYIQINSLRKFIIGNVFGEGIAGSFSYEKVELGDTVAMIVNIPDTAAGYDESLEEIIDAMQKYIYENFGFMTVVLAGEAHRGLEGIHLSYMEAREAEEFVTVLDPEYISYREIKNSSHKKYDYPTDQELRIIAAIKNRNSVLASSYINKILDANYLENKASLDMLKCLLYDLMGTIMKGAQETGEISGDDLGLKGISVKMPLEKIKETFGEAIEKLCKSSGNSREYGQNQQLCEKIQKYIQENFSDPDLNISQTGLHFHMTPAYLSSIYKKHTGESLLKAINQKRTDEAEKLLAEGINVVEVAERVGFRDCSTFIRTFKKFTGATPGQLKSGR, encoded by the coding sequence ATGAAAAATAAGGGGAAAGCTTATCGAAAGCTGTATTTATCTTATGGCTTTATTTTTTTAATCCCAATTTTCATGGGAATTTTATTTTATTTTTATGCTTATTATATTGCCAAGGAACAGGCGGATACCTCTAACCGAAGCTTGATCCAGACAGTGAAAAATACCTGTGACAGGGAGCTGGGGAATTATGAGAATATTTTGACACAATTGGCTCTTAATAAGAACGTGCAGCAATTGTCCGTGGTGAAGGGGGAGTTTCGGCCTGACAATTCCTACCAGCTTTATACGATCCAGAATGAAATTATGGATCTTAAAGTAACGATCAATAAAAACGGAGATTATTGCAAAGATATCATGGTTTATTTTAAGAACTGTGACAAAGTGGTTTCTTCCTTTGGAAACATGGATTTTTCCATGTATAGTGATCTTTATTGTTTTGGAGAGGAAGATAGAAAATCAGCTGAAGTCTTAAAAGAACATCTGTCAGAATATCATTTTCGTGATGCAATCCAAATGAATTCCAAATGGACTCAGGGAAGACCTACCCTTCTTTTGACAATGAACAATTTAAAAGGGGAATTTGGAGAATCCTCTGCAATGATCGTAATCTGGCTGGATATGGATGCTTTAAACAGCAGCATTGAACAGGCGTCCTGGGAATCAGGTCTGGATTGGCTGATTATAAACGAGAAAAATCAGATCATGAACAGATCGGAAGATTATTCAGGCATTGGAATCCGATATGACCATCTGAATGAGGATGGGGATCAGAAAATAACGTGGAATGGGGAAAATTATATTATACGCACTGTATTTTCCCGTGTATTTAATTGGAAATATGTTCTGCTCATGCCTGAGAGAATGATAAGCGGCTCAGCAGGGAAAATGCAGAATATTTTCGTGATTGGCATATTTATCTGTCTGTTTACCGGTTATTGGGCGGCATCCAGGATGATGAAAATTAACTACAATCCCTTAAAGGTTCTGATGGAGGTGTTCCGGAAACACGACGATACCCAGGAAGTATTTGTTGACAATGAATATTTGTATCTGGAGAAAAAGGCTATTTCACTGCTGGCAGAACGGTCAGATTTTAAGCAGATGGTGAGCAGGAGCCAGGAAGTGGTAAAACAGTATTATTTAACGGATCTGATGATAAACTCCTATGAACAAAGTAAAGAAACACCGGATCGTGAAGCAATTATCAGGAGATTCCGGGAAGAAAGCAACCTTGTACTGCTTTTCACAGTAAAGGGCACTTCCATGCGGGAGGGAAGCCAGGCAGAATACATACAAATTAACAGTCTGAGAAAATTCATTATTGGAAATGTATTTGGAGAAGGAATTGCAGGCAGCTTTTCTTATGAAAAGGTGGAGCTGGGTGATACCGTTGCAATGATTGTCAATATACCTGACACTGCTGCCGGATATGATGAGAGTCTGGAGGAAATCATAGATGCAATGCAGAAATATATTTATGAGAATTTTGGATTTATGACGGTGGTATTGGCGGGAGAAGCTCATAGGGGACTGGAGGGAATTCATTTATCTTATATGGAAGCAAGAGAAGCAGAGGAATTTGTGACTGTTCTGGATCCTGAATATATCAGTTATCGGGAAATTAAAAACAGTTCCCATAAAAAATACGATTATCCAACGGACCAGGAACTGCGAATCATTGCAGCGATCAAAAACCGTAACAGCGTTTTGGCTTCTTCCTATATCAATAAAATTCTGGATGCCAATTATCTGGAAAATAAAGCATCTCTGGATATGTTAAAATGCCTTCTCTATGATTTAATGGGAACCATTATGAAAGGAGCCCAGGAAACAGGGGAAATTTCCGGTGATGATTTAGGATTAAAGGGTATTTCTGTAAAAATGCCTCTTGAGAAAATCAAGGAAACATTTGGGGAAGCAATTGAGAAATTGTGTAAGTCTTCTGGAAATTCCAGAGAATACGGACAGAACCAACAATTGTGTGAAAAGATTCAAAAGTATATTCAGGAGAATTTCAGTGATCCTGATTTAAATATTTCTCAGACAGGACTGCATTTCCATATGACTCCTGCTTATCTTTCCTCCATTTATAAAAAACACACAGGCGAAAGCCTCTTAAAGGCCATCAATCAGAAACGGACCGATGAGGCTGAGAAATTGCTGGCAGAGGGAATTAACGTGGTTGAGGTAGCTGAGAGAGTAGGCTTTCGGGACTGCTCCACATTTATCAGAACTTTCAAGAAATTTACGGGAGCAACGCCTGGGCAATTAAAAAGCGGGCGGTAG
- the ygiD gene encoding 4,5-DOPA dioxygenase extradiol, which produces MQKMPVLFIGHGSPMNAIEENQYSSQWEKLPARIPRPQAILSVSAHWFTSGTRVTDSPAPKMVYDMYGFPDELYQVTYNAPGSPHFAALTKELLNDNIPFDNTWGLDHGSWSVLRRIYPHADIPVFQLSVDRLAPAKIHFEMGRKLRALRQQGVLILGSGNIVHNLARVNWNMNGGYPWAEEFDNYIKDSILKGNLENVIHYQQAGASSSLAFSALDHFAPLLYVLGGI; this is translated from the coding sequence ATGCAAAAAATGCCGGTATTATTTATTGGACATGGATCACCCATGAACGCAATTGAGGAAAATCAGTATTCTTCCCAGTGGGAAAAGCTTCCTGCGCGGATTCCCAGACCACAGGCCATCCTTTCCGTTTCAGCCCATTGGTTTACGTCAGGTACCAGGGTAACGGATTCCCCTGCCCCGAAAATGGTTTATGACATGTATGGTTTTCCGGATGAGCTGTACCAGGTTACATACAATGCGCCTGGTTCACCACATTTTGCTGCTCTGACAAAAGAACTGCTCAATGACAATATTCCGTTTGATAATACCTGGGGACTGGATCATGGCTCCTGGTCTGTCCTGCGGCGGATCTATCCTCATGCCGATATCCCCGTATTTCAGCTTAGTGTGGACAGGCTGGCTCCCGCCAAAATTCATTTTGAAATGGGACGTAAGCTCCGCGCTCTTCGCCAGCAGGGTGTACTGATTTTGGGAAGCGGAAATATTGTCCATAACCTTGCCAGAGTGAACTGGAATATGAATGGGGGCTACCCCTGGGCAGAGGAATTTGACAATTATATCAAAGACAGTATCCTGAAGGGAAACCTTGAAAATGTTATTCACTATCAACAGGCCGGTGCATCTTCCTCCCTTGCATTTTCCGCATTGGATCACTTTGCCCCGCTGCTGTATGTTTTGGGGGGCATCTGA